In the genome of Bactrocera neohumeralis isolate Rockhampton unplaced genomic scaffold, APGP_CSIRO_Bneo_wtdbg2-racon-allhic-juicebox.fasta_v2 ctg1020, whole genome shotgun sequence, one region contains:
- the LOC126766405 gene encoding uncharacterized protein LOC126766405, protein MAQQKTVRECKVLIRKIHQSVCRMTGEDVDNVQTEIASTLPLNTLAAALEMDEKLKCDEFAATTKQFVLRIKGTSDSVHDVLRSLYTDELLYLCNWDGRGGKQPLSKFLLVSNILYDSFITYGLAMFEKQVRKAIEMSHHRHKQRIYRKRKTEE, encoded by the exons ATGGCGCAGCAAAAAACGGTTCGTGAATGCAAGGTCCTCATCCGCAAAATTCATCAATCGGTATGCCGAATGACTGGTGAAGATGTCGACAACGTTCAAACCGAAATTGCTTCCACCCTACCATTAAATACGCTTGCTGCAGCTTTGGAAATGGACGAAAAATTGAAATGCGACGAATTTGCTGCTACAACG aaaCAATTCGTTTTGAGGATAAAAGGTACTTCAGATAGTGTACATGATGTGTTGCGAAGTCTGTACACTGATGAACTTCTTTATTTATGTAACTGGGACGGTAGGGGTGGGAAGCAACCTCTCTCCAAATTCCTGCTGGTTTCCAACATTTTATACG attCATTCATAACGTATGGATTGGCAATGTTCGAAAAACAAGTTCGAAAAGCCATTGAAATGAGCCACCATAGGCACAAACAAAGAATTTATAGGAAGAGGAAAACTGAGGAGTGA
- the LOC126766406 gene encoding uncharacterized protein LOC126766406, whose translation MLPVPDADHKFLQIYFMGNQDVEVDTRCGHNPTVKRIIVQQLQTFLHENNELVKMFKMALDRMPSDSHNIVIRADKTPAGEHARRFNSPTIDEVAIVVVGENLQSRDIVLHRRNNELKRVYETHRAYDALQYPLIFWQGEDGYHFNIKMVNPTTGADTHKKVSAMNYYAYRLMIREGEVNHILMCQRLFHQYAVDMYVKIETERLTYIRLNQQQLRSEEYIHLRDAINADGNVNNVGRMTILPATYIGSPRHMHEYAQDAMSYVRKYGRPDLFITFTCNPQWIEIKKELLHNQTPLDRHDITARVYKQKLKSLMNFITKHRVYGQVRCWMYSVEWQKCGLPHSHILVWLVDKIRPEEIDSIISAEIPDETVDPKLHTIVTKHMIHGPCGVFNNSSPCMIDGKCSKRYPRNLLAETISGIDGYPLYRRRSVEDGGRSVDVKIKGQDFHGDNIVQYF comes from the exons atgctgccagtgccagatgcagatcataaatttttgcaaatttattttatgggcaatcaagatgtggaagttgatacacgttgtggtcataatccaaccgtcaagcgaatcattgtccaacaactgcaaacatttcttcacgagaataatgaattagtgaagatgttcaaaatggcactggatcggatgccatcagacagccataatattgtaataagagccgacaaaacacctgctggagagcatgcaaggaggtttaattcaccgacaatagatgaagtggctattgtcgttgttggagagaatttgcaatcaagagatattgtacttcatcgccggaacaatgaattgaaacgtgtatatgaaacgcatagagcttatgatgctttacaatacccattaattttctggcagggagaagatgggtaccattttaatatcaaaatggttaatccaacaacag gtgctgatacacacaaaaaagtcagtgccatgaattattatgcatacagactcatgatccgtgaaggtgaagtaaatcacattttgatgtgtcaacggctctttcatcagtatgcagtggacatgtacgtcaaaattgagactgaaagattgacatacatccgtcttaaccaacagcagcttcgatctgaagagtacattcatcttcgcgatgcaatcaatgctgacggcaatgtaaataatgtaggaagaatgacaattttaccggccacttacatcggaagcccgcgccacatgcacgagtacgctcaagatgcgatgtcttatgttcgaaagtatggccgtccagacctatttattacattcacctgtaacccacaatggattgaaataaaaaaagaactgctacacaaccaaacaccacttgataggcatgacatcacagccagagtttacaagcaaaaattaaaatctttaatgaatttcattacaaagcatcgtgtgtatggccaagtacgttgttggatgtactctgttgagtggcaaaagtgtgGTTTGCCACATtctcatatattagtctggttggttgacaaaataaggccagaagaaattgattccattatttcagccgaaattcctgatgaaacggttgacccaaaattgcatacgatagtaactaaacacatgatacatggaccttgcggagttttcaacaacagctcaccctgtatgatcgacggcaagtgctccaaacggtacccgagaaacttgcttgctgaaaccatctcgggaatcgatggttacccattgtatcgtcggcgatcagttgaggacggtggacgatctgtagatgtcaagataaaaggacaagattttcatggAGACAATATTGTCCAAtacttttga